A single Tenacibaculum sp. 190524A02b DNA region contains:
- a CDS encoding methionine aminotransferase, with product MSKLPNTTTSIFSVMSQLANEHNAINLSQGFPNFPVDGRLLDISKRLLTTNIHQYPPMIGVSSLLEKIALLTQKYYQRKLNINSELLITSGATQGIYTAINALVGNEDEVIILDPSYDSYEPSVLVAGGKPVRISLNDDYSPNFNRIASAITTKTKLIIINNPHNPTGKIWNEKDFEDLEIILDKYPQILLLSDEVYEYISFKHPHISVNTRPKLVDKTIIVSSFGKSLHVTGWKVGYLVAPKFLMKEIKKVHQFLIYSITSTAQYVISEYLDLVDFNEIATMYDSKRRLFQDLLRKSRFEVLPSEGTYFQIVSYKSISNKNDVEFAKELITEHGIASIPISVFYKDANDKKMLRFCFAKTDETLLSAATKLAKI from the coding sequence ATGTCAAAATTACCAAACACTACAACAAGTATTTTTTCTGTAATGTCTCAATTAGCCAATGAGCACAATGCAATTAATTTATCACAAGGATTTCCAAATTTCCCAGTAGATGGACGTTTACTAGACATATCAAAAAGGTTATTAACTACTAATATCCATCAATATCCACCAATGATTGGTGTATCTTCTTTATTAGAAAAAATAGCTTTGCTTACACAGAAATACTATCAAAGAAAATTGAATATAAATTCGGAATTATTGATAACTTCTGGAGCTACACAAGGAATATATACTGCGATAAATGCTTTAGTAGGAAATGAAGATGAAGTTATTATTTTAGATCCAAGTTATGATAGCTATGAGCCTTCAGTTTTAGTAGCAGGAGGAAAGCCTGTACGTATTTCTTTGAATGATGATTATTCTCCAAACTTTAATAGAATAGCATCAGCAATCACTACAAAAACAAAACTGATAATTATTAATAATCCCCATAACCCTACAGGGAAAATTTGGAATGAAAAAGATTTTGAAGATTTAGAAATTATATTAGATAAATATCCTCAAATTTTATTATTAAGTGATGAAGTATACGAGTATATTTCTTTTAAACATCCGCATATTTCTGTAAATACTAGACCTAAATTAGTGGATAAAACGATTATAGTATCTTCCTTTGGAAAGTCATTACATGTTACTGGTTGGAAAGTAGGCTATTTAGTAGCTCCAAAGTTTTTGATGAAAGAAATTAAAAAAGTACATCAGTTTTTAATATACAGTATAACAAGTACAGCACAGTATGTAATTTCTGAGTATTTAGATTTGGTAGACTTCAATGAAATAGCTACAATGTATGACAGTAAAAGAAGGTTGTTTCAAGATTTGTTAAGGAAAAGTCGATTTGAGGTATTACCATCAGAAGGAACCTATTTTCAAATAGTAAGTTATAAGAGTATTAGTAATAAAAATGATGTAGAATTTGCTAAAGAATTAATAACTGAACATGGTATTGCATCCATTCCTATCTCAGTATTTTACAAAGATGCTAATGATAAAAAAATGTTACGGTTTTGCTTTGCAAAAACAGATGAAACATTACTGTCTGCTGCTACTAAATTGGCTAAAATATAA
- a CDS encoding histidine kinase, whose product MKSYIKHIAFWIVYSLLLFTIYKFVVGVRSPIKHTFIFALAQGVAFYANLQLLLPKFFEKKSYIVFGVFNITLLAIGAFGSKFLEDGLSPLKSSIGHAILESYYTVEALMAHSVPVFVGIFTALLSYINTQRLQQEQAEKERVSAEKNFLIQQINPHFLFNALNNIYSLSIENNPKVSNSILQLSKMLDYSLYGNNEEFVSLKDEIAYIENFIALFKLKDDTITNIIFDYKNASTEIKIAPMLLLPF is encoded by the coding sequence TTGAAATCTTATATTAAACATATTGCATTTTGGATAGTATATAGTCTTTTACTATTTACTATATACAAGTTTGTTGTAGGAGTAAGGTCACCTATAAAACATACTTTTATTTTTGCTTTAGCACAAGGCGTTGCTTTTTATGCTAACTTACAGTTATTACTTCCTAAATTTTTTGAAAAGAAATCCTACATAGTTTTTGGTGTTTTTAACATCACTTTGTTGGCTATAGGTGCTTTTGGTTCCAAATTTTTAGAAGATGGTTTATCACCATTAAAATCAAGTATAGGTCATGCAATTCTTGAAAGTTATTATACTGTTGAAGCACTAATGGCACATTCTGTGCCCGTCTTTGTTGGTATTTTTACAGCTTTGTTATCTTACATCAATACACAACGATTGCAACAGGAGCAAGCCGAAAAAGAACGTGTTTCTGCCGAAAAAAACTTTCTAATTCAACAAATAAATCCACATTTTTTATTCAATGCACTTAACAATATTTATTCATTATCTATAGAAAATAATCCTAAAGTATCTAATAGTATTTTACAGCTCTCAAAAATGTTAGATTATTCATTGTATGGCAATAATGAAGAATTTGTATCTTTAAAAGATGAAATTGCTTATATCGAAAATTTTATTGCTTTATTCAAGTTAAAAGATGATACTATCACTAATATTATTTTTGATTATAAAAATGCTAGTACAGAAATAAAAATAGCACCAATGCTACTATTACCTTTTTAG
- a CDS encoding multicopper oxidase family protein, whose translation MTIKNTVFLLLICIPFFSCEVNDDISAISESFDKKKKLYIPPLIDSKMHPEGVPISIQNGNHEFFDGIPSITKGYNGNYLGPTIRMYRNQDTRMLFTNNIGEVTTVHGHGLHVAGDRDGGPQARINPGSTWDVILPIRQEASTNWYHPHLMGKTAEQVHAGLAGFYIIEDDNSQSLNIPKEYGVDDIPLAIQDRTFINGQMVTYPKGQMEDFFEPTLVVNGTIDPYVSVPKGNVRLRLLNASNARSYEFFIKGNKPFYKIATEGGFLEKPVSLTRLSMAPGERNEIVVDMSKGNVELMAYYLKKKSKHGSPSDQKSRVLYLKVDKSKKAKNKNLSHYLNKIHPHNENDVIKTRHFDLEGMEINGVKMDMNVINERVKKGDLEKWVISSGRHPFHMHGTSFYILSINGSPPLPEDQGWKDV comes from the coding sequence ATGACAATAAAAAACACGGTTTTTTTACTATTAATTTGCATTCCCTTTTTTTCTTGTGAAGTCAATGATGATATTTCGGCTATATCTGAATCGTTTGATAAAAAGAAAAAATTATACATCCCCCCTTTGATTGATTCTAAAATGCATCCAGAAGGGGTTCCTATCTCTATACAAAATGGAAACCATGAATTTTTTGACGGAATACCAAGCATCACAAAAGGTTATAATGGAAACTATCTAGGTCCTACTATTCGTATGTACCGAAATCAAGATACTCGTATGTTATTTACTAATAATATTGGAGAAGTAACTACAGTTCATGGACATGGGCTACATGTTGCTGGAGATAGAGATGGTGGACCACAAGCAAGAATAAACCCAGGAAGTACATGGGATGTTATTTTACCAATAAGGCAAGAAGCTTCTACAAATTGGTATCATCCTCATTTAATGGGCAAAACTGCAGAACAAGTTCATGCTGGACTTGCAGGGTTTTATATTATAGAAGATGATAATTCTCAATCCTTAAATATTCCTAAAGAATATGGGGTTGATGATATTCCTTTAGCAATTCAAGATAGGACATTTATTAATGGTCAAATGGTAACCTATCCAAAAGGTCAAATGGAAGATTTTTTTGAACCTACTTTAGTAGTTAATGGTACTATAGATCCATATGTTTCTGTTCCTAAAGGTAATGTTAGATTACGACTCCTTAATGCATCTAATGCTAGGTCATATGAATTTTTTATTAAAGGAAATAAGCCTTTTTATAAAATAGCTACTGAGGGTGGTTTTTTGGAAAAACCAGTTTCTTTAACACGTTTATCAATGGCTCCTGGAGAACGAAATGAAATAGTAGTTGATATGTCAAAAGGAAACGTTGAACTTATGGCTTATTATTTAAAGAAAAAATCGAAGCATGGTAGCCCTAGTGACCAAAAAAGTAGAGTACTTTATTTAAAAGTAGATAAATCTAAAAAGGCAAAAAATAAAAACTTGTCCCATTACTTAAATAAAATACATCCTCATAATGAAAATGATGTGATTAAAACTAGACATTTTGATTTGGAAGGAATGGAAATTAATGGAGTAAAAATGGACATGAATGTAATTAACGAAAGAGTAAAAAAAGGAGACTTAGAAAAATGGGTTATAAGCTCAGGACGTCATCCTTTCCATATGCATGGAACTTCTTTTTACATTCTTTCAATAAACGGAAGTCCACCTCTTCCTGAAGATCAAGGATGGAAAGATGTATAA
- a CDS encoding RNA polymerase sigma factor, whose translation MNSKDKHLIDLVLKGNNKAFKQIITNTQGLVIQIVYKMIDNSLDREDLIQEIYLKVYHKLSHFKYKSKLSTWIGTIAYNTCLNFLEKKRIPTIKVFDKEGNESWSIINIKSNHNYNETDQYLFKKERLNILQEAIDKLPPAYKTLITLFHNEELSYEEISKITSLPEGTLKSYLYRARKKLRNDLLNTYKKDDL comes from the coding sequence GTGAATTCAAAAGATAAACATTTGATTGATTTAGTATTAAAAGGAAATAATAAAGCCTTTAAACAAATCATAACTAATACGCAAGGGTTAGTAATACAAATTGTTTATAAAATGATTGACAACTCGTTGGATAGAGAAGATTTAATACAAGAGATTTATTTGAAAGTATATCATAAATTGTCTCATTTTAAATATAAAAGTAAACTCTCAACTTGGATTGGCACCATTGCTTATAACACTTGCTTGAATTTTTTAGAGAAAAAAAGAATACCAACAATAAAAGTTTTTGATAAAGAGGGAAATGAGTCTTGGAGCATAATTAATATTAAAAGTAATCATAATTATAATGAAACAGATCAATATCTTTTTAAAAAAGAGCGTTTGAATATTTTACAAGAAGCTATAGATAAATTACCCCCAGCGTATAAAACTTTAATAACTCTTTTTCATAATGAAGAATTAAGTTATGAAGAGATTTCCAAAATAACAAGCTTACCAGAGGGGACTTTAAAAAGCTATTTATACAGAGCTAGGAAAAAGCTACGTAATGATTTATTAAATACCTATAAAAAAGACGACTTATGA
- a CDS encoding GNAT family N-acetyltransferase → MDLNDIIIRTNIKPGDLGYVVHRHGKLYEEEYGYGVSFETYVGAGLHEFYSNYDPDLDRVWICEHEGKIVGFILLMHRENKAAQLRYFYLEPEYRGVGLGKKLMKLFMNFLKEKEYKSAYLWTTHELFTAASLYTRNGFKLSESKKSQAFGKPLNEQRYEMFIKDLNENI, encoded by the coding sequence ATGGATTTAAATGATATTATAATTAGAACAAATATTAAACCTGGAGATTTAGGTTATGTTGTTCATAGACACGGAAAACTTTATGAGGAAGAATATGGTTATGGAGTTTCTTTTGAAACTTATGTAGGAGCTGGTTTGCATGAATTTTACTCAAATTATGATCCTGATCTAGATAGAGTTTGGATATGTGAACATGAAGGTAAAATAGTAGGATTCATTTTATTAATGCATAGAGAAAATAAAGCAGCTCAATTACGATATTTTTACCTAGAACCAGAATATAGAGGAGTAGGATTAGGTAAAAAATTAATGAAGTTGTTTATGAACTTCTTAAAAGAAAAAGAATATAAGTCTGCCTATTTATGGACTACCCATGAATTATTTACAGCTGCTTCTCTTTATACAAGAAACGGTTTTAAATTATCAGAGTCTAAAAAATCACAAGCATTTGGAAAACCTCTTAATGAACAACGATACGAAATGTTTATAAAAGATCTTAATGAAAATATTTGA
- a CDS encoding serine hydrolase, with protein sequence MKIINHILVCILFTTFSTTYAQLDQDDIVLKQKIDTYLTKGVSQGFSGVVLVSQKEKIILHKAYGLSNKETNTPYQTTTVSTIGSVTKQFTATAILKLVMLNKLKVEDSINKFFPNLPNDKKNITIHQLLTHSSGFKNGVGKGDFDYIPTEKYFSSLFTQKLLFTPGSNYKYSNAGYSILARIIEIVSEMEYESFLNEYLFQPAGMKNTGYFIPDWSKHTIASGYAYNIFSLGTLIARFKKHQKISWNLKGNGGIHATTEDMYKWYKALKANKILTKDLFQKLTTPYIAEVKDKSSYYAYGWAINTSKKGTKIISHNGGNRVFFHEFIWLPKEDIVIILFTNASSREVEVAWPIQKMILDKKYIPNPIKKNLHFLIQDFIKNNNVNKVNTLISMITKNYRSQIRNANKLNDIGYLVLNQELIKSKESTKWAIALFKLNTVLFPANGNIWDSLGEAYIKNKQKERAKESYLKALELAPTKNCDWCESSSNALKKLKQN encoded by the coding sequence ATGAAAATAATTAACCACATATTAGTTTGTATTCTTTTTACAACCTTTTCAACAACATATGCACAACTTGATCAAGATGATATCGTATTAAAACAAAAAATAGATACCTATTTAACTAAAGGAGTTTCACAAGGCTTTTCAGGAGTTGTATTAGTATCTCAGAAAGAGAAAATAATACTTCATAAAGCCTATGGACTGTCTAATAAAGAAACCAATACACCTTATCAAACTACTACTGTTTCTACTATTGGTTCCGTAACCAAACAATTTACAGCCACAGCCATTTTAAAATTAGTAATGTTAAACAAGCTAAAAGTAGAAGACTCTATAAATAAATTCTTTCCAAATCTACCTAATGATAAGAAAAATATTACCATTCATCAATTACTAACACATTCTTCAGGATTCAAAAATGGAGTAGGAAAAGGTGATTTTGATTACATACCAACAGAAAAATACTTTAGCTCTTTATTTACTCAAAAACTGTTATTTACACCTGGTAGTAATTATAAATACTCCAATGCAGGTTATAGCATTTTAGCGAGAATTATTGAAATAGTTTCGGAAATGGAATATGAGAGTTTTTTAAATGAATATTTGTTTCAACCAGCAGGAATGAAGAATACAGGATATTTTATACCTGATTGGTCCAAACACACTATTGCTTCTGGATATGCCTATAATATATTTAGTTTAGGAACGTTAATAGCAAGATTTAAAAAACATCAAAAAATTTCGTGGAATTTGAAAGGAAACGGAGGAATTCACGCTACTACGGAAGATATGTATAAATGGTATAAGGCACTTAAAGCAAACAAAATTTTAACTAAAGATTTATTTCAGAAATTAACCACCCCGTATATTGCAGAAGTTAAAGACAAATCTAGTTATTATGCTTATGGTTGGGCCATAAATACATCAAAAAAAGGAACAAAAATTATAAGTCATAATGGAGGAAATCGAGTTTTTTTCCATGAATTTATATGGCTGCCAAAAGAAGATATTGTTATCATTTTATTTACTAATGCAAGTAGTAGGGAAGTCGAAGTAGCCTGGCCAATTCAAAAAATGATACTTGATAAAAAATACATTCCAAACCCAATAAAAAAGAATCTTCATTTCTTAATTCAGGATTTTATAAAAAATAACAATGTAAATAAAGTGAATACTTTAATTAGCATGATTACCAAAAACTATCGTTCTCAAATCAGAAATGCTAATAAACTAAATGATATTGGCTACTTAGTATTGAATCAGGAACTTATAAAATCAAAAGAAAGTACTAAATGGGCTATTGCTTTATTTAAATTAAACACTGTATTATTTCCTGCTAATGGAAATATTTGGGATTCTTTAGGGGAAGCATATATTAAAAATAAACAAAAAGAAAGAGCTAAAGAAAGTTATTTAAAAGCTTTGGAGTTAGCGCCTACTAAAAACTGTGATTGGTGTGAAAGTTCCTCTAATGCTTTAAAAAAATTAAAGCAAAATTAG
- a CDS encoding amidohydrolase family protein, producing MKIFDSHFHIIDPKYPLFENNGFLPESFTIQDYQDRVNKINIVGGAIVSGSFQKFDQEYLVNSLKLLGNNFYGVANIPIDISSKEIKRLNSSNIVAVRINLKRGDSTKLKELIKLSNSLLDKYNWHTELYVDSKNLKQLNSTLKNIHKFSIDHLGLSKEGLSSLYFWVEKGVKVKATGFGRLNFNPLPVLNKIYNINPKALMFGTDLPSTRAKYPFSFKDIKIIRDNFTVSEQENIFYKNSIEWYNK from the coding sequence ATGAAAATATTTGATTCACACTTTCATATAATTGACCCTAAATACCCACTTTTTGAAAATAATGGATTCTTACCAGAAAGTTTTACTATTCAAGATTATCAAGATAGAGTTAATAAAATAAATATTGTTGGAGGTGCAATAGTATCCGGCTCTTTTCAAAAATTTGATCAAGAATATTTAGTAAATTCACTTAAATTACTTGGTAATAATTTTTATGGTGTAGCCAATATTCCTATTGATATAAGTTCAAAAGAAATAAAAAGATTAAACAGTTCTAATATAGTCGCTGTTAGGATTAATCTTAAACGAGGTGATTCTACTAAGTTAAAAGAATTAATAAAGCTATCAAATAGTTTATTAGATAAGTATAATTGGCATACAGAATTATATGTTGATAGTAAAAACTTAAAACAGTTAAATTCAACATTAAAAAATATACATAAGTTTTCAATTGATCATTTAGGGCTTTCAAAAGAAGGACTTTCAAGTTTATATTTTTGGGTAGAAAAAGGAGTAAAAGTTAAAGCAACTGGATTTGGACGATTAAACTTTAATCCATTACCAGTTCTTAATAAAATATACAATATAAATCCTAAAGCACTAATGTTTGGAACAGATTTACCATCTACAAGAGCAAAGTACCCTTTTTCATTTAAAGATATTAAGATTATTAGAGATAACTTTACAGTAAGTGAACAAGAAAATATTTTCTATAAAAACTCCATAGAGTGGTATAATAAATAA
- a CDS encoding MarR family winged helix-turn-helix transcriptional regulator, with protein MKHDLILKFREFNRYYTKVIGLTNNHILDSKYSLSEVRVMYEIYHTPNITARKIKEIIQVDEGYLSRLIKKLVNQNLIIKTKSKKDNRVSSLKLSENGVKVFLELNDRSSRAMENVVKHLNENEQNELILMLEKIKNLLGKDGFK; from the coding sequence ATGAAACACGATCTAATTTTAAAGTTTAGGGAGTTTAACCGGTATTATACTAAAGTTATAGGGTTAACAAATAATCATATTTTGGATAGTAAATATTCACTTTCAGAAGTAAGAGTAATGTATGAAATTTATCATACTCCTAATATTACAGCTAGGAAAATTAAAGAAATAATTCAGGTAGATGAAGGTTATCTAAGTCGGTTAATAAAGAAACTAGTAAATCAAAATCTAATAATAAAAACTAAGTCTAAAAAAGATAATAGAGTTTCATCACTTAAGCTTTCAGAAAATGGAGTAAAAGTTTTCTTAGAGTTAAATGATCGTTCATCAAGAGCTATGGAAAATGTGGTTAAACATTTAAATGAAAATGAACAAAATGAATTAATATTAATGTTAGAAAAAATAAAAAACTTATTAGGTAAAGATGGATTTAAATGA
- a CDS encoding carboxypeptidase-like regulatory domain-containing protein — protein sequence MKQTFLKQLLYAAVIVFSLTACEQETDLLDHAKKASLEDSQKRSKLSEIDEKLIQYIREYNGKQVKSNFLGRIIDENNQPIEGAKVVIGNQSKETDENGMVSFTNAQVQQYFAYIRAFANGYIDGSRVIVPNFDVGNQNNFTIKLYRFKESGSIHSKKGGKVGFRTKKGEGYIHFNSGFVNESGNVYNGDVAVSVHYLDPLNPDTANSMPGDLYGITQNFEQVALGTYGMVQVELRGSAGEKLQIMNPAKLIMPIHPDQITTAANQVPMWSFNETAGVWYEEAIAERNGNYYVTEVSHFSFWNCDAPFPVVNFDATVIDAATTNPIAGLRVEITYSGFTRFANTNASGSVSGKVPQNQTMEIRILDDCGNLLYIDPSFGPFATATSVTIPVTLNPLQTFTLSGTVTDCFGAPVTNGYVTLSSSSGQFINGIMVTAGTYNHTGIGCVLPSNITINGVDLTTAQGLTTTTTVNAGANTENIVLCGGLASEYIRYRINTTTGPYQYDLLQPFGAIRNNGVIVTASNGTGKTYIYGNTLTIGTGYPFGTGINTMHIEALSHVNGINPTATMTLANAITFDLVAVTPGPGGIGQYISIDFAGDYVDNGGIVNTIEGEARIYRDF from the coding sequence ATGAAACAAACTTTTTTAAAACAATTACTGTATGCAGCTGTCATCGTTTTTTCTTTGACAGCATGCGAGCAAGAAACTGACCTGTTAGACCATGCTAAAAAAGCAAGTCTAGAAGATTCGCAAAAAAGATCAAAACTTAGCGAAATAGATGAAAAATTAATTCAATATATCAGAGAGTATAATGGAAAACAAGTTAAATCTAATTTTTTAGGAAGAATAATAGATGAAAATAATCAACCAATAGAAGGAGCAAAAGTTGTTATAGGTAATCAATCAAAAGAAACAGATGAAAATGGAATGGTATCTTTTACGAATGCACAAGTACAGCAATATTTTGCATATATACGCGCTTTTGCAAATGGATATATAGATGGTTCACGAGTCATAGTTCCTAATTTTGATGTTGGCAATCAAAATAACTTCACTATTAAACTATACAGGTTTAAAGAGTCAGGAAGTATACATTCAAAAAAAGGAGGAAAAGTAGGCTTTAGAACTAAAAAAGGAGAAGGCTATATACATTTTAATTCTGGATTTGTAAATGAGTCTGGTAATGTATACAATGGTGATGTTGCTGTGAGTGTTCATTATCTAGACCCCCTTAATCCAGATACAGCAAACAGCATGCCTGGAGATTTGTATGGTATTACACAAAATTTTGAACAAGTAGCTTTAGGAACTTATGGTATGGTTCAAGTAGAGTTAAGAGGAAGTGCCGGAGAAAAATTGCAGATTATGAATCCAGCAAAATTAATCATGCCTATTCATCCAGATCAAATAACTACTGCAGCCAATCAAGTACCTATGTGGTCTTTTAATGAAACCGCTGGTGTTTGGTATGAAGAAGCTATTGCAGAAAGAAATGGGAATTATTATGTAACAGAAGTGTCACATTTTTCATTCTGGAATTGTGATGCTCCTTTTCCCGTTGTTAATTTTGATGCTACCGTAATTGATGCAGCAACTACAAACCCTATAGCTGGGTTAAGAGTAGAAATTACCTATAGTGGCTTTACAAGATTTGCCAATACAAATGCAAGTGGTAGTGTAAGTGGTAAAGTACCTCAAAATCAAACAATGGAGATTAGAATATTAGATGATTGTGGAAATCTATTATATATCGACCCATCTTTCGGTCCATTTGCAACAGCAACAAGTGTAACAATCCCCGTTACCTTAAATCCACTTCAAACTTTTACATTATCAGGAACTGTGACTGATTGTTTTGGTGCTCCAGTAACCAATGGTTATGTTACTCTTTCTTCTTCTTCAGGACAATTTATAAATGGTATTATGGTTACAGCAGGAACCTATAATCATACAGGTATTGGTTGTGTTTTACCTTCTAATATTACTATTAATGGAGTTGATTTAACTACGGCACAAGGTTTAACAACAACGACAACAGTAAATGCAGGAGCAAATACTGAAAATATAGTACTTTGTGGAGGATTAGCTAGTGAGTATATAAGATACCGTATAAATACTACAACAGGCCCTTATCAATATGATTTACTACAACCTTTTGGAGCTATAAGAAATAATGGAGTAATAGTAACAGCTTCTAACGGTACGGGTAAAACGTATATATATGGAAATACCTTAACAATAGGTACAGGATATCCTTTTGGCACAGGTATTAATACTATGCATATAGAGGCATTAAGTCATGTTAATGGCATAAACCCAACAGCAACTATGACACTTGCTAACGCTATAACTTTTGATTTAGTAGCTGTAACACCAGGCCCAGGAGGAATAGGTCAGTATATATCTATAGATTTTGCAGGAGATTATGTAGACAATGGAGGAATTGTTAATACAATTGAAGGAGAGGCTCGAATTTATAGAGATTTTTAG
- a CDS encoding DUF6249 domain-containing protein, protein MKTLFITNSTYIDPDVYKIIVIIFLIVIFLSFIMTVLKNILDHKLKNKMLDKGISEEVITSMLQNDAQSTKHTSVKWFLVLVATGVGLFISGLFLPLGIHSIGIMAISISAAFLLHSLYLNRFNN, encoded by the coding sequence ATGAAAACATTATTTATTACTAATAGTACTTATATAGATCCAGATGTATATAAAATCATTGTCATTATTTTTCTGATTGTTATTTTCTTGTCTTTTATCATGACTGTTTTAAAGAATATTTTAGATCATAAACTAAAAAACAAAATGTTAGACAAAGGAATTTCAGAGGAAGTAATAACTTCCATGTTACAAAATGATGCACAAAGCACTAAACATACAAGTGTTAAATGGTTTTTAGTACTTGTAGCAACTGGAGTCGGTCTGTTTATTAGTGGCTTGTTTTTACCTTTAGGTATTCATTCTATAGGAATTATGGCTATAAGTATTTCTGCTGCTTTTTTATTACACTCTCTTTATTTAAATCGCTTCAATAACTAA
- a CDS encoding cytochrome-c peroxidase → MKSQQNNALFTIKRIIIASIVIQFFLFLTSCSPDPEYIPIDKQVGALPTSAIDPIDNPRTPEKIELGRMLFWDPILSGARDMACVTCHHPDKGYTDRIDLSLGIGGNGLGENRKGGLLIKRNSPTILNAAFNGITESGHYDPANTVMFWDNRAASLEEQSLGPIKDMKEMRGDAYPPELAIDSVSARLANIPEYVNMFNASFGNGTVINGDKIAKAIAAFERTLIAPNSRFDQYARGDESALTEEEIRGFNAFNQANCTACHSGPMFSDFKLHDIGVPDNPKLTEIDTGVDGKYRTPTLRNLSETGPFMHNGMFTTLPEAVRFYNRFERNDEQAQQVNFNGDLIAPIVAFIKTLDDPNFDKTVPESVPSGLPVGGNIQE, encoded by the coding sequence ATGAAATCACAACAAAATAATGCTTTATTTACCATCAAAAGAATCATTATAGCTAGCATAGTTATTCAGTTTTTCTTGTTTTTGACATCTTGCTCACCTGATCCGGAATATATTCCCATAGATAAACAAGTGGGCGCATTGCCTACATCTGCAATTGATCCTATAGATAATCCACGTACTCCTGAAAAAATAGAATTGGGTAGAATGTTGTTTTGGGATCCGATTCTTTCTGGAGCAAGAGACATGGCTTGTGTTACTTGTCACCATCCTGATAAAGGGTATACAGATAGAATTGATTTAAGTTTAGGTATTGGAGGAAACGGATTAGGAGAAAATCGAAAAGGTGGTCTTTTAATAAAACGTAACTCACCAACTATTCTTAATGCAGCATTTAATGGTATTACAGAGAGCGGTCATTACGATCCTGCGAATACAGTTATGTTTTGGGACAATAGAGCTGCTTCTTTAGAAGAGCAATCCCTTGGTCCAATAAAAGATATGAAGGAAATGAGAGGTGATGCTTATCCGCCTGAACTAGCTATAGACTCAGTTTCTGCACGATTAGCCAATATTCCAGAATATGTTAATATGTTTAATGCTTCTTTTGGTAATGGAACTGTTATTAATGGTGATAAAATAGCTAAAGCTATTGCAGCTTTTGAACGTACACTTATAGCTCCTAATAGCCGTTTTGATCAATACGCTCGTGGTGATGAAAGTGCACTTACGGAAGAAGAAATTCGTGGTTTCAATGCCTTTAATCAAGCTAATTGTACTGCTTGTCATAGTGGTCCAATGTTTTCTGATTTTAAACTACATGATATTGGGGTTCCTGACAACCCAAAACTTACAGAAATAGATACAGGTGTTGACGGAAAGTATAGAACACCAACACTTCGTAATCTTTCCGAAACAGGGCCTTTTATGCATAATGGAATGTTTACAACTCTACCAGAAGCTGTTAGATTTTATAATCGATTTGAACGTAATGATGAACAGGCACAACAAGTAAACTTTAATGGCGATTTAATAGCTCCCATAGTTGCTTTTATTAAAACATTGGATGATCCTAATTTTGATAAAACTGTCCCTGAAAGTGTTCCTAGTGGATTGCCTGTTGGTGGAAATATCCAAGAATAA